The following are encoded in a window of Osmia bicornis bicornis chromosome 15, iOsmBic2.1, whole genome shotgun sequence genomic DNA:
- the LOC123987643 gene encoding uncharacterized protein LOC123987643 isoform X4 has protein sequence MGNNGSSSREQQAASVCSNGLATTSEASRGWSQSFPRELARHHHRSQAAPVVAARKVLPEPPNQRLRATDNGSIIQNGGTISGRRAPTFSSSRDFAKRNEPFRERSISACQPAEGRSRRIDRHCCRYRAEQNRAEATSNLKRFDSEPDLRYSPDASSSIQDRSSIGRSSDREDGARTSNGQRAQLRESKERLEGRYKARKKYKAPAPPSNGDLADESPSTLGGGGDGETRCRLEQQQLQPPPRRSRLFKTRAETKKAQVTWQLSSGGLARSFDRARESASRTIEQNTDQRSASNRWNASSPNRFNEQTSDHRNRCKLTDGKNTLQRSMSSPEFQAELIQVARRVRDKLDCTGKSVGLEAADFEGRAANASPEEERSLVPAAPPQAEGKINHARSTSVDRDAIVKPTKPVKPMLRRLEDDETTKRRSGSYAKAVELARERTVTGASGPETLRDKENRDPGRWNGESNGARRKRSIDGERTDGVETDKSDTKRRSNRVGETTASVVEDDRSRQEHRRSFVSPTRSAPKTFYFGMNETRTESNEPDLRGTEEAEFKFPDGGNEDGRPTVDLIGDEDDNERNVVENISLKLRPTLPKKQLEIPRFSPSAAWRLLSALEAPGPSMSTASEELPVTFEERIERSSRPPPPFPLSLGPRSWHDKSGDSGISGDAGAANDDSLDVSTINRMKTTPIRPAWTPQQDLGEESSSDAGVDSPPPPPLPAPFKYPPRAHVFSLSLPRDDARTYFCAPDPKSREGSAFNSLQKLKRSVSGAFGIGAHDPRTSSTRDLLDDNWLLSSSAPNSLQHSRVVDASRNSPSAWKPYLSRESTGQRVYGRDSGPEDDENEPRAEDGHDDGDDGDEDEDEDEDDDVDDDEDSDAVDADVDASVRYEADGVRVDADGSKSNKSNDFPVVMKPPSFSYLTPGGHVMYLPESNDAEHRAQGFNGEKVKRDEDEDEDEDNNDVMPAKRRSRNSRGYIDAKNSRGRKESEMYEAKRVSSGCEEVVSCKQTSSQVTETKPQRKSRRFTFQSTVRQIERRRLAEKLSREAEAKERQRKGELEAMRKVEEEFQRKRAKEKANIRQQLRLFKEMEENFDSLASPKWDGSQLSRADPDGAPSSTASSPTSMPIGNTTPASGKSFVHEEHRRKRNVGSDSKKRRAGEQTAHRAKYYDWAPDASSHLEHKQTTVHPEIVCDIPKSSPVFVDANVHPAKPVASNSTPRSDNYRKDFAHGAVITKTSFASSDSELSQPNTRPHSRQTGSNGKSFRAGSGGSPGQSEEPGTGDKELDDPVEATEQPRKATHDFTLSGVQPFTKQKAYRPISFNPQPPPPVPS, from the exons ATGGGCAATAACGGAAGCAGCTCTCGGGAGCAACAGGCCGCGTCCGTGTGTTCGAACGGACTGGCAACGACGTCGGAGGCAAGCCGAGGATGGTCACAGTCGTTCCCTCGGGAACTGGCCAGGCACCATCACCGTTCCCAAGCTGCGCCGGTGGTGGCGGCGCGAAAGGTTCTCCCCGAGCCACCTAATCAAAGACTACGCGCCACCGACAACGGATCCATCATACAGAACGGCGGCACGATAAGCGGTCGCAGAGCGCCAACGTTTTCATCCTCCCGCGATTTCGCCAAG AGGAACGAGCCGTTTCGAGAGAGAAGCATCTCCGCGTGCCAGCCTGCCGAGGGCCGATCGCGAAGGATCGACCGACACTGTTGTCGTTATCGAGCGGAGCAAAATCGAGCGGAAGCGACCTCGAACTTGAAGAGATTCGACAGCGAGCCCGATCTCCGTTACTCCCCGGATGCTTCCTCGTCGATCCAGGACCGTTCGAGTATCGGCAGATCGAGCGACAGAGAGGACGGTGCTCGAACCTCGAACGGTCAACGAGCGCAACTCAGAGAGTCCAAGGAACGGCTCGAAGGTAGATACAAAGCTAGGAAAAAGTACAAAGCCCCGGCTCCTCCGAGCAACGGCGATCTCGCGGACGAATCACCGTCGACTCTCGGCGGAGGCGGCGATGGCGAGACTCGTTGCAGACTCGAACAACAGCAGCTTCAACCACCCCCGAGGAGATCTCGTCTGTTCAAGACTCGAGCGGAGACGAAGAAGGCTCAGGTCACTTGGCAATTGTCCTCCGGCGGGCTGGCTCGTTCGTTCGATCGTGCACGCGAGTCGGCCAGCCGTACGATCGAACAGAACACCGATCAACGATCCGCTTCGAATCGTTGGAACGCTTCCAGTCCGAATCGTTTCAACGAGCAGACGTCTGATCATCGAAATCGATGCAAACTCACCGACGGGAAGAACACTCTGCAGAGGAGTATGAGCAGTCCCGAGTTTCAGGCGGAGCTGATCCAGGTGGCGAGGCGAGTTCGCGACAAGCTCGACTGCACCGGTAAATCGGTCGGCCTCGAAGCTGCTGATTTCGAGGGACGAGCGGCGAACGCATCGCCGGAGGAAGAAAGATCCCTCGTTCCGGCGGCGCCTCCTCAAGCCGAGGGGAAAATCAACCACGCGAGATCGACCAGCGTGGATCGAGACGCGATCGTGAAACCTACGAAGCCGGTGAAGCCGATGCTTCGGAGACTCGAGGACGACGAGACGACGAAACGTCGAAGCGGATCGTACGCCAAGGCCGTTGAACTCGCGCGAGAGAGAACCGTTACGGGTGCGAGCGGTCCGGAAACGTTGAGAGACAAGGAGAATCGGGATCCTGGACGATGGAACGGCGAGTCGAACGGCGCTCGTCGAAAACGTTCGATCGACGGAGAACGAACGGACGGCGTGGAAACGGACAAATCGGATACGAAGAGAAGGAGCAACCGTGTCGGCGAAACTACCGCGTCCGTGGTCGAGGATGATCGTTCCAGACAGGAACACCGTCGTTC ATTCGTCTCCCCGACGCGATCCGCGCCAAAGACCTTCTATTTTGGAATGAACGAAACGCGGACGGAAAGCAACGAGCCAGATCTGCGGGGAACCGAGGAAGCTGAGTTCAAGTTTCCGGACGGTGGGAACGAGGATGGTAGACCGACGGTGGATCTGATCGGCGACGAGGACGACAAC GAGAGGAACGTGGTCGAGAACATCTCGTTGAAATTGCGACCAACTCTGCCGAAGAAACAGCTCGAGATTCCACGATTTTCGCCGTCGGCCGCATGGAGATTGCTGTCGGCACTGGAAGCACCCGGACCAAGCATGAGCACCGCCAGCGAAGAGTTGCCG GTGACGTTCGAGGAACGAATAGAACGTTCATCGAGACCGCCGCCCCCGTTTCCGTTGTCGCTGGGCCCGAGGAGCTGGCACGACAAGTCCGGCGATTCGGGCATATCCGGCGACGCCGGGGCGGCGAACGACGACTCGTTGGACGTGAGTACGATCAACAGGATGAAAACGACGCCGATCAGGCCCGCGTGGACGCCGCAGCAGGACTTGGGGGAGGAATCGAGCAGCGACGCCGGTGTCGACTCGCCGCCGCCTCCACCGTTGCCAGCCCCGTTTAAATATCCCCCTCGAGCTCACGTCTTCTCCCTCTCGTTGCCCAGAGACGACGCGAGAACCTATTTCTGCGCTCCTGACCCGAAGTCCAGAGAAGGATCCGCCTTCAATTCCCTTCAGAAACTGAAGAGGTCGGTGTCCGGAGCTTTCGGCATCGGCGCGCACGACCCACGAACCAGTTCCacccgcgaccttctcgacgACAATTGGCTCTTGTCCTCGAGCGCGCCAAACTCGTTGCAACACAGTCGGGTCGTCGATGCGTCGCGAAACTCGCCGTCCGCTTGGAAACCGTATTTATCCCGCGAATCTACCGGGCAGCGTGTTTACGGACGCGACAGCGGCCCCGAGGACGACGAGAACGAACCACGCGCCGAAGACGGACACGACGACGGCGACGATGGAGACGAagacgaggacgaggacgaggatGACGACGTGGACGATGACGAGGACAGTGACGCCGTGGACGCGGACGTTGACGCTTCTGTACGATACGAAGCCGACGGGGTACGCGTCGACGCGGACGGCTCGAAAAGCAACAAGTCTAACGATTTCCCGGTCGTCATGAAACCACCGTCTTTCTCTTACTTGACCCCGGGCGGACACGTGATGTATCTACCGGAATCGAACGACGCGGAACATCGGGCACAGGGTTTTAACGGCGAGAAAGTTAAACgcgacgaggacgaggacgaagACGAGGACAACAATGACGTTATGCCGGCGAAACGACGATCTAGAAACTCCAGAGGTTACATAGACGCGAAGAATTCGAGGGGAAGGAAGGAATCCGAGATGTACGAGGCAAAGAGGGTGTCGTCCGGTTGCGAGGAAGTGGTTTCCTGCAAACAGACGTCCTCGCAGGTGACGGAGACGAAACCTCAACGAAAGAGCAGAAGATTCACTTTTCAATCGACCGTTAGGCAAATAGAGAGGCGCAGGTTGGCCGAGAAGTTGTCGAGGGAAGCCGAAGCGAAGGAACGACAGCGGAAGGGTGAACTGGAAGCGATGCGAAAGGTCGAGGAAGAGTTTCAACGGAAACGCGCGAAAGAGAAGGCGAACATCAGGCAACAGTTGCGCTTGTTCAAAGAGATGGAAGAAAATTTCGA TAGTCTGGCGAGTCCGAAATGGGACGGTTCGCAGTTGTCTCGCGCCGATCCGGACGGCGCTCCGTCTTCCACCGCTTCCTCTCCGACTTCCATGCCGATCGGAAACACCACCCCAGCGTCCGGCAAAAGCTTCGTCCACGAGGAACATCGCCGGAAGAGAAACGTTGGCTCGGACTCGAAGAAACGTCGCGCCGGCGAACAGACCGCTCATCGAGCGAAGTACTACGACTGGGCGCCGGACGCCTCGTCGCACCTGGAACACAAGCAAACCACCGTCCATCCGGAGATCGTTTGCGACATCCCGAAAAGTTCTCCTGTTTTTGTCGACGCGAACGTCCATCCGGCCAAGCCGGTCGCTTCCAATTCCACTCCGAGGTCGGACAATTACAG gAAGGATTTCGCCCACGGTGCCGTGATAACCAAAACTTCGTTTGCGAGCAGCGACAGCGAACTCTCGCAGCCGAACACGAGACCGCACTCCAGGCAGACCGGAAGCAACGGCAAATCTTTTCGAGCTGG GTCCGGCGGAAGTCCAGGACAAAGCGAGGAGCCGGGGACTGGGGACAAGGAACTGGACGACCCGGTGGAAGCAACGGAACAGCCGAGGAAAGCAACGCACGATTTTACACTGAGCGGAGTGCAACCTTTCACCAAGCAGAAAGCCTACAGACCGATTTCTTTCAACCCTCAACCACCTCCACCTGTTCCAAGCTAA
- the LOC123987643 gene encoding uncharacterized protein LOC123987643 isoform X2: protein MQIDVIDNRQLRISSKHVTLLRIVLRFIIRLREQLSLLVACYSLFVSVENVSRTDLSSVSLENSLRGFHDARWRTSRVSRSEKAKMGNNGSSSREQQAASVCSNGLATTSEASRGWSQSFPRELARHHHRSQAAPVVAARKVLPEPPNQRLRATDNGSIIQNGGTISGRRAPTFSSSRDFAKRNEPFRERSISACQPAEGRSRRIDRHCCRYRAEQNRAEATSNLKRFDSEPDLRYSPDASSSIQDRSSIGRSSDREDGARTSNGQRAQLRESKERLEGRYKARKKYKAPAPPSNGDLADESPSTLGGGGDGETRCRLEQQQLQPPPRRSRLFKTRAETKKAQVTWQLSSGGLARSFDRARESASRTIEQNTDQRSASNRWNASSPNRFNEQTSDHRNRCKLTDGKNTLQRSMSSPEFQAELIQVARRVRDKLDCTGKSVGLEAADFEGRAANASPEEERSLVPAAPPQAEGKINHARSTSVDRDAIVKPTKPVKPMLRRLEDDETTKRRSGSYAKAVELARERTVTGASGPETLRDKENRDPGRWNGESNGARRKRSIDGERTDGVETDKSDTKRRSNRVGETTASVVEDDRSRQEHRRSFVSPTRSAPKTFYFGMNETRTESNEPDLRGTEEAEFKFPDGGNEDGRPTVDLIGDEDDNERNVVENISLKLRPTLPKKQLEIPRFSPSAAWRLLSALEAPGPSMSTASEELPVTFEERIERSSRPPPPFPLSLGPRSWHDKSGDSGISGDAGAANDDSLDVSTINRMKTTPIRPAWTPQQDLGEESSSDAGVDSPPPPPLPAPFKYPPRAHVFSLSLPRDDARTYFCAPDPKSREGSAFNSLQKLKRSVSGAFGIGAHDPRTSSTRDLLDDNWLLSSSAPNSLQHSRVVDASRNSPSAWKPYLSRESTGQRVYGRDSGPEDDENEPRAEDGHDDGDDGDEDEDEDEDDDVDDDEDSDAVDADVDASVRYEADGVRVDADGSKSNKSNDFPVVMKPPSFSYLTPGGHVMYLPESNDAEHRAQGFNGEKVKRDEDEDEDEDNNDVMPAKRRSRNSRGYIDAKNSRGRKESEMYEAKRVSSGCEEVVSCKQTSSQVTETKPQRKSRRFTFQSTVRQIERRRLAEKLSREAEAKERQRKGELEAMRKVEEEFQRKRAKEKANIRQQLRLFKEMEENFDLASPKWDGSQLSRADPDGAPSSTASSPTSMPIGNTTPASGKSFVHEEHRRKRNVGSDSKKRRAGEQTAHRAKYYDWAPDASSHLEHKQTTVHPEIVCDIPKSSPVFVDANVHPAKPVASNSTPRSDNYRKDFAHGAVITKTSFASSDSELSQPNTRPHSRQTGSNGKSFRAGSGGSPGQSEEPGTGDKELDDPVEATEQPRKATHDFTLSGVQPFTKQKAYRPISFNPQPPPPVPS from the exons ATGCAAATCGACGTGATCGACAATCGCCAGCTTCGGATTTCAAGCAAACACGTTACTTTACTTCGCATCGTTTTACGTTTTATAATACGTTTGCGCGAGCAACTTTCACTTCTCGTTGCCTGTTATTCCTTGTTCGTGAGCGTCGAGAATGTTTCGCGAACGGACTTATCGTCTGTGTCATTGGAGAACAGCCTACGCGGATTTCATG ATGCGAGATGGAGGACGAGCCGGGTTTCTCGTAGCGAGAAGGCGAAGATGGGCAATAACGGAAGCAGCTCTCGGGAGCAACAGGCCGCGTCCGTGTGTTCGAACGGACTGGCAACGACGTCGGAGGCAAGCCGAGGATGGTCACAGTCGTTCCCTCGGGAACTGGCCAGGCACCATCACCGTTCCCAAGCTGCGCCGGTGGTGGCGGCGCGAAAGGTTCTCCCCGAGCCACCTAATCAAAGACTACGCGCCACCGACAACGGATCCATCATACAGAACGGCGGCACGATAAGCGGTCGCAGAGCGCCAACGTTTTCATCCTCCCGCGATTTCGCCAAG AGGAACGAGCCGTTTCGAGAGAGAAGCATCTCCGCGTGCCAGCCTGCCGAGGGCCGATCGCGAAGGATCGACCGACACTGTTGTCGTTATCGAGCGGAGCAAAATCGAGCGGAAGCGACCTCGAACTTGAAGAGATTCGACAGCGAGCCCGATCTCCGTTACTCCCCGGATGCTTCCTCGTCGATCCAGGACCGTTCGAGTATCGGCAGATCGAGCGACAGAGAGGACGGTGCTCGAACCTCGAACGGTCAACGAGCGCAACTCAGAGAGTCCAAGGAACGGCTCGAAGGTAGATACAAAGCTAGGAAAAAGTACAAAGCCCCGGCTCCTCCGAGCAACGGCGATCTCGCGGACGAATCACCGTCGACTCTCGGCGGAGGCGGCGATGGCGAGACTCGTTGCAGACTCGAACAACAGCAGCTTCAACCACCCCCGAGGAGATCTCGTCTGTTCAAGACTCGAGCGGAGACGAAGAAGGCTCAGGTCACTTGGCAATTGTCCTCCGGCGGGCTGGCTCGTTCGTTCGATCGTGCACGCGAGTCGGCCAGCCGTACGATCGAACAGAACACCGATCAACGATCCGCTTCGAATCGTTGGAACGCTTCCAGTCCGAATCGTTTCAACGAGCAGACGTCTGATCATCGAAATCGATGCAAACTCACCGACGGGAAGAACACTCTGCAGAGGAGTATGAGCAGTCCCGAGTTTCAGGCGGAGCTGATCCAGGTGGCGAGGCGAGTTCGCGACAAGCTCGACTGCACCGGTAAATCGGTCGGCCTCGAAGCTGCTGATTTCGAGGGACGAGCGGCGAACGCATCGCCGGAGGAAGAAAGATCCCTCGTTCCGGCGGCGCCTCCTCAAGCCGAGGGGAAAATCAACCACGCGAGATCGACCAGCGTGGATCGAGACGCGATCGTGAAACCTACGAAGCCGGTGAAGCCGATGCTTCGGAGACTCGAGGACGACGAGACGACGAAACGTCGAAGCGGATCGTACGCCAAGGCCGTTGAACTCGCGCGAGAGAGAACCGTTACGGGTGCGAGCGGTCCGGAAACGTTGAGAGACAAGGAGAATCGGGATCCTGGACGATGGAACGGCGAGTCGAACGGCGCTCGTCGAAAACGTTCGATCGACGGAGAACGAACGGACGGCGTGGAAACGGACAAATCGGATACGAAGAGAAGGAGCAACCGTGTCGGCGAAACTACCGCGTCCGTGGTCGAGGATGATCGTTCCAGACAGGAACACCGTCGTTC ATTCGTCTCCCCGACGCGATCCGCGCCAAAGACCTTCTATTTTGGAATGAACGAAACGCGGACGGAAAGCAACGAGCCAGATCTGCGGGGAACCGAGGAAGCTGAGTTCAAGTTTCCGGACGGTGGGAACGAGGATGGTAGACCGACGGTGGATCTGATCGGCGACGAGGACGACAAC GAGAGGAACGTGGTCGAGAACATCTCGTTGAAATTGCGACCAACTCTGCCGAAGAAACAGCTCGAGATTCCACGATTTTCGCCGTCGGCCGCATGGAGATTGCTGTCGGCACTGGAAGCACCCGGACCAAGCATGAGCACCGCCAGCGAAGAGTTGCCG GTGACGTTCGAGGAACGAATAGAACGTTCATCGAGACCGCCGCCCCCGTTTCCGTTGTCGCTGGGCCCGAGGAGCTGGCACGACAAGTCCGGCGATTCGGGCATATCCGGCGACGCCGGGGCGGCGAACGACGACTCGTTGGACGTGAGTACGATCAACAGGATGAAAACGACGCCGATCAGGCCCGCGTGGACGCCGCAGCAGGACTTGGGGGAGGAATCGAGCAGCGACGCCGGTGTCGACTCGCCGCCGCCTCCACCGTTGCCAGCCCCGTTTAAATATCCCCCTCGAGCTCACGTCTTCTCCCTCTCGTTGCCCAGAGACGACGCGAGAACCTATTTCTGCGCTCCTGACCCGAAGTCCAGAGAAGGATCCGCCTTCAATTCCCTTCAGAAACTGAAGAGGTCGGTGTCCGGAGCTTTCGGCATCGGCGCGCACGACCCACGAACCAGTTCCacccgcgaccttctcgacgACAATTGGCTCTTGTCCTCGAGCGCGCCAAACTCGTTGCAACACAGTCGGGTCGTCGATGCGTCGCGAAACTCGCCGTCCGCTTGGAAACCGTATTTATCCCGCGAATCTACCGGGCAGCGTGTTTACGGACGCGACAGCGGCCCCGAGGACGACGAGAACGAACCACGCGCCGAAGACGGACACGACGACGGCGACGATGGAGACGAagacgaggacgaggacgaggatGACGACGTGGACGATGACGAGGACAGTGACGCCGTGGACGCGGACGTTGACGCTTCTGTACGATACGAAGCCGACGGGGTACGCGTCGACGCGGACGGCTCGAAAAGCAACAAGTCTAACGATTTCCCGGTCGTCATGAAACCACCGTCTTTCTCTTACTTGACCCCGGGCGGACACGTGATGTATCTACCGGAATCGAACGACGCGGAACATCGGGCACAGGGTTTTAACGGCGAGAAAGTTAAACgcgacgaggacgaggacgaagACGAGGACAACAATGACGTTATGCCGGCGAAACGACGATCTAGAAACTCCAGAGGTTACATAGACGCGAAGAATTCGAGGGGAAGGAAGGAATCCGAGATGTACGAGGCAAAGAGGGTGTCGTCCGGTTGCGAGGAAGTGGTTTCCTGCAAACAGACGTCCTCGCAGGTGACGGAGACGAAACCTCAACGAAAGAGCAGAAGATTCACTTTTCAATCGACCGTTAGGCAAATAGAGAGGCGCAGGTTGGCCGAGAAGTTGTCGAGGGAAGCCGAAGCGAAGGAACGACAGCGGAAGGGTGAACTGGAAGCGATGCGAAAGGTCGAGGAAGAGTTTCAACGGAAACGCGCGAAAGAGAAGGCGAACATCAGGCAACAGTTGCGCTTGTTCAAAGAGATGGAAGAAAATTTCGA TCTGGCGAGTCCGAAATGGGACGGTTCGCAGTTGTCTCGCGCCGATCCGGACGGCGCTCCGTCTTCCACCGCTTCCTCTCCGACTTCCATGCCGATCGGAAACACCACCCCAGCGTCCGGCAAAAGCTTCGTCCACGAGGAACATCGCCGGAAGAGAAACGTTGGCTCGGACTCGAAGAAACGTCGCGCCGGCGAACAGACCGCTCATCGAGCGAAGTACTACGACTGGGCGCCGGACGCCTCGTCGCACCTGGAACACAAGCAAACCACCGTCCATCCGGAGATCGTTTGCGACATCCCGAAAAGTTCTCCTGTTTTTGTCGACGCGAACGTCCATCCGGCCAAGCCGGTCGCTTCCAATTCCACTCCGAGGTCGGACAATTACAG gAAGGATTTCGCCCACGGTGCCGTGATAACCAAAACTTCGTTTGCGAGCAGCGACAGCGAACTCTCGCAGCCGAACACGAGACCGCACTCCAGGCAGACCGGAAGCAACGGCAAATCTTTTCGAGCTGG GTCCGGCGGAAGTCCAGGACAAAGCGAGGAGCCGGGGACTGGGGACAAGGAACTGGACGACCCGGTGGAAGCAACGGAACAGCCGAGGAAAGCAACGCACGATTTTACACTGAGCGGAGTGCAACCTTTCACCAAGCAGAAAGCCTACAGACCGATTTCTTTCAACCCTCAACCACCTCCACCTGTTCCAAGCTAA